The following DNA comes from Nicotiana sylvestris chromosome 10, ASM39365v2, whole genome shotgun sequence.
TTGTTTCATATCTTTAGTTCGTCCTAACTTAAATCGATCTTCTTACAACAATGTAAGTTTAGAACAACTTTTTCTAATTCTCTGAGTGCCTTTGTAGACATTTTTCAAGCTACAATGATAAGTAGCTATTAAAATCCGTCCTTAACATTGAATGAATCTTGAAACATAATAGTACTACATTATTATTTGTTTCAACTTATATTTAGAATTAAAAGTGCTAAGAAAAACTGTATAAGTAGAAGAATACTCTAATTGGCAAACCTAATCAGGTAAAAAGGGTTAATTCAATCACCGTTAACAATTTCTATATCAGTTGTCTCGGTTGAAAAAGTTTTATAAATAAAGTTCAACATGATAACACAAGAGAGATTAAACAAATTGGTTAGACATTGACAATAATTAAAACTGATTATAACTTCTTTAGATTTCGATAAATTATAAgactaaaaaataattaaaaaaaatttaaggcCTCACTTTTTATTTTCGCCTCGAGCCCCATACTATGTAGAGTTGCCCCTGCAGTGCCAACTTCATTTTACATGCCATGCCAATTCGGGGATATAAACAAACTAAATGTTAGAGAAATGGAATAAAGTTATAGTCATAATAATGGATTGCGCATTTGTTTATGAAATCTGTAATTTGCATAGTTGTGGTATTCTTATGCCAACTGTTTTCTACCTTGTCACTTGACGAGATGGAAGTAACATCACTGAGCAAGGCAAGACAAAGGCATTCCCTGCGGCGACTTCTAATCCAATGACTAGCAATAGACAGAAGAAATGTTACTATGTCTTACCTCTTTTCGCCCCGTAACTTGACTTCCTCTTTTTTCTACCTGCACGGACGCCTCCACCTATGTCGATTCCAGGTACAGGTACCCTCTTGCTGAGTCTAAGTCATGGCATCAACTGACTCCTATATTTGCTGAAGTGAAATAAATGCACCACACAAACATACATAGACACAGAGAGACAAAGAGAGAACACATGTTTCACATGTCAATTGTTGTAAGAATAAGGGCAAGCTTGTTTCTTAAGACTTCAGTGTGAGAAGGAAATTCATATCCAACATAGGAGATATAACTGAAACAATTTATACTGATGTGCTCGACTTGATGCATCACTAAGGCAAAGTGCAGCCAGATTTCTGAGTACATTTGATCTGTGAACCGTTCCTTTGCGAAACTTGGAAATCCTTTATGATAACACCATAAAATCCCAAACTAAatgaaataaaacaaaacaaaacaaaactatAATCTGTTTTATAGATTTTCTATTGCTTatgtttcttcttctctttcccCGAGTCCCTCTTCTTTAGTACTCCACCACCACTACCACCGCTTGAAACATCTTTAAAAACGAACAATTACATTCTTTACACAAAGGTCCTAAAAGTAGTGCATCAACTTCGTATATCAAGAGACTACATGGTATCCCTCCATTCTAAATCTTTttatatctttttctttttcacttttacttttaGGATACTTGTTAATGCATCCAAAAGACTCGCCTACTGAAAAATATATAGAGCCACGAAATATATATAACCAAAGTGGAACAATTCCATTACTGGGTCAGGTGAATTACAAGATTGTACATGCACACCCTCCTTTTGTAGGAGAATCCTCCTTCAGCTTATCTGTGACAAATGTATAAAGAAAATTCATTCAGTAGGCTTTAAATtttaataagaaaaaaataatgaatggAAGCTCAAATCCTTAAATCATACTATAAAAATAAGTATagcttttctttttcctctctctacctgtcaaaaaaaaaatgaccagGCAAGACTGGCTATGCCACTCCAAACACACTGAAGTTTTTCAAAAGGAAAGCTTCACAGATGCGTGAATATGGAACTGACCCCTGATTGGCAATGGTAATTGGAAAGCACTAAACGCTAAGCTGAATGAATACACATACTTTTTCTTCGAACTGACTTTGCCAGGCCAAATCCTATGAAGTATTTCATAAGGAACAAGCTTCACGGACGCTTAAATATGGAACTTACCGGATGGTAAATGGAAAGCACTAACCATTAAGCTGTTCCAATAATGTCCTATCCAATCATATATAGTGTTAACTGACCTCAAATAAGACACTTTTCTGATTTCTCTGAATAAtcggaaaaggaaaggaaaaggatCCCCTGTACCTAGGAGCACAGTAGAGGATGGGTGTGCGAGGTAGTAAGTTTGGAGAAAGTGCCAAAAGAATAAAACTGGAGTTGTCATCTAGCAGTTAGACAAGCTAAAGAATTTCACTACTTCCTAACAAATTGGTATCTTCTACAGTGCAAAACATTGGAAAGAACAATAAAACAGATTGATCAAAATTGGACACTGACTCGaatatcatcaaaacaaaaataacagaAAGAGATATTTCAGAGCTATTCGTCTAATAGGTTTTTACTTACCCCTCCTATTTCATATTTTATTACAAGACACCTATAGATTTTTACAAGGTAATGTAAAAAAATAGGAGGAACCTAAGAAGTTACACTAACTGATCTTTAATCACGAATGAAAACCAGTGACATGCTATTTCTGCTGCAGTTATGAACTATTAATACTTGTTCTTTTGAGTTATCaacacaagaaagaaaaatgcTTTCCACCTGTGAACCGGAATTCTTTTAACTCTCATATAATCCAAATATCACATTGCGCATGTAATTTACACTGAACCGTGACCTAATTGCTTGAATTACAAAATATTGCAACTTACCATTGTTTTTGTCATGAATGGGAGGCCGTACAACAACATGCATAGTGATGACACCTCCTGGAACTTCAGCAACGGGAAGTCTGGATTCACCGAGAGTTCTACTATTTTCAAGAATCCTTCCAGCATTAATAAGCTTCACGTCATTTGTTGTCCTTGGACCACTATCTTTATCTGCGCCACAGTAAGATCTTCTGTTAGCTGGGTTATTGCTGGTTAAAAGAGTATCTAAATTATGAGCAGCAAATGTAGGGTTGCAGATTCAGGCGTCTTGGTATATAAAACATATGAGAGAGCACTGAAAATTTCAGTCTCAAATTAACCTTTTCATTCCTGTAAGTAGTGGGAATCATACATTCTCTTTGGCTTTAGAGCATCGAAACAAATAATAGGTGGATGTGGCTTAATTCTAATCCATTTTAGATTATTGACTGACAACAAATGCAGATTATATACAAGAAGATTTTGTAAATGCAAATACACATTCATAGTTCTAGAACTAATATTTTGTCATATGTAATATTAGTCCTTCAAGTTGGTTAAGCTCATTTGCTTCGCAAGTGTCTTCGTATTTAGGTTTTTAAGTGTCGC
Coding sequences within:
- the LOC104222100 gene encoding membrane-anchored ubiquitin-fold protein 6-like yields the protein MAVEELVEIKFRLADGSDIGPNKYASSTTVGSLKEKLMAQWPKDKDSGPRTTNDVKLINAGRILENSRTLGESRLPVAEVPGGVITMHVVVRPPIHDKNNDKLKEDSPTKGGCACTIL